The Sinorhizobium meliloti genome includes a window with the following:
- a CDS encoding DUF1127 domain-containing protein produces the protein MSVELLEAVARFFRSFPKVARVYGHKANSVSRWWQRATTEHELRWLSDRYLADIGVARRDIRKVARARASATAEPQNDPTVTRHKSKPVGAGASRTTRKPLNGPLFN, from the coding sequence GTGTCAGTAGAACTACTTGAAGCCGTTGCACGCTTCTTTCGCAGCTTTCCGAAGGTGGCGCGAGTTTATGGGCACAAAGCGAACTCCGTTTCGCGGTGGTGGCAACGAGCGACGACCGAACACGAACTGCGGTGGCTTTCAGACCGCTATCTGGCAGACATAGGTGTCGCTCGACGCGACATACGCAAGGTAGCGCGTGCACGCGCGAGCGCGACTGCCGAGCCCCAAAACGACCCAACGGTCACACGTCATAAGAGCAAACCTGTCGGTGCCGGAGCTTCTCGAACCACTCGTAAACCCTTGAATGGGCCGCTCTT
- a CDS encoding AraC family transcriptional regulator — translation MIARDNLINAHLPEDEVGDYSFTAVGQGGAEPAGKTYAYHAHHRAQLFQIVRGSLRLETEGGYFVVPPERGVFVPSGVLHEVTYLQETERSYLFFRPEAVADLPMQVSVIGTTPLLRELILAFLEIPRSDAGGPPAERLAAVIIDQLQTSPVAPLSLPSPMSDRLRTIATDIRDEPGEEWPLQELASRAAMSSRSFQRHFQSETGMSFRAWRQQAKLLKAVEWLAAGKSVGDIAFSLGYSGSSAFIAVFRAAFGTSPGQYFQGTPTGCRSGAATNSAD, via the coding sequence ATGATTGCTCGTGACAACCTGATCAACGCGCACTTGCCGGAAGATGAGGTTGGAGATTACTCGTTCACCGCTGTCGGCCAAGGTGGAGCAGAGCCCGCCGGGAAGACATACGCCTATCATGCGCACCACCGCGCCCAGCTCTTTCAGATCGTGCGCGGATCGCTAAGGCTTGAGACCGAGGGCGGGTACTTTGTTGTCCCACCTGAGCGGGGCGTCTTCGTTCCGTCTGGTGTCCTCCATGAAGTCACCTACCTGCAGGAAACCGAGCGCAGTTACCTCTTCTTCCGCCCCGAGGCTGTCGCAGACCTCCCGATGCAGGTCTCGGTCATTGGCACGACGCCGCTCCTGCGCGAACTCATCCTCGCATTCTTGGAGATACCTCGCTCAGACGCAGGCGGTCCTCCCGCTGAACGGCTTGCGGCAGTCATCATCGATCAGCTTCAGACAAGTCCGGTCGCGCCGCTATCACTTCCTTCGCCGATGTCAGATCGTCTTCGGACTATTGCTACTGACATCCGCGACGAGCCGGGCGAGGAGTGGCCCCTTCAAGAACTTGCATCTCGTGCGGCCATGTCGTCACGAAGCTTCCAGAGGCACTTTCAATCTGAGACGGGCATGAGTTTTCGGGCGTGGCGTCAGCAGGCAAAGCTTTTGAAGGCGGTGGAGTGGCTGGCTGCTGGGAAAAGTGTTGGGGACATCGCTTTCTCTCTCGGCTATTCAGGGTCCAGCGCCTTCATTGCCGTATTCAGAGCCGCCTTCGGAACCTCACCGGGACAGTATTTCCAAGGCACACCTACAGGCTGCCGTAGTGGAGCCGCTACGAATTCGGCCGATTAA
- a CDS encoding GFA family protein, whose product MLTGSCHCGKASWTLKGDPGSITACNCTLCRRYGALWAYDYEGERITVTGQIASYTRAGRDKSSLEILFCPSCACVLSWRGLRLQEDGRRRMAVNLRLAPPGLVQDLPIDHFDGLDTFEDLPSKGRCVRDLWF is encoded by the coding sequence ATGCTGACGGGCTCATGTCATTGCGGCAAGGCGAGCTGGACACTCAAAGGTGATCCCGGCTCGATAACAGCGTGCAACTGCACGCTCTGCCGACGCTACGGCGCTCTGTGGGCCTATGATTACGAAGGAGAGCGTATTACGGTCACCGGGCAGATTGCCTCCTACACCCGCGCCGGAAGGGACAAATCGTCTCTCGAAATACTGTTCTGCCCATCCTGCGCCTGTGTATTGAGCTGGCGCGGTTTACGGCTTCAAGAGGATGGCCGCCGGCGCATGGCTGTAAACTTGCGGCTCGCGCCACCGGGCCTCGTTCAGGATCTGCCCATTGATCATTTCGACGGCCTGGACACTTTTGAAGACCTTCCTTCCAAAGGGCGCTGCGTGCGCGATCTTTGGTTTTAA
- a CDS encoding type II toxin-antitoxin system VapB family antitoxin, protein MRSTINLDDTLMERAKSLTGTKETAALVRQALETLVRVESGKRLIALGGTMPDAEAAPRRRSAAAK, encoded by the coding sequence ATGCGATCGACTATCAACCTCGACGACACTCTCATGGAAAGGGCTAAGTCCCTAACCGGCACAAAAGAAACCGCCGCTCTGGTCCGCCAGGCATTGGAGACGCTTGTTCGTGTGGAGTCAGGAAAACGCCTCATCGCGCTCGGGGGAACTATGCCGGATGCGGAAGCAGCTCCACGCCGCCGGAGCGCAGCTGCCAAGTGA
- a CDS encoding type II toxin-antitoxin system VapC family toxin, whose amino-acid sequence MILADTSIWIDHFRHTDAELRRIIEDDRLLCHPAVIGELALGSLRERSSVIAFLMAQREALVATHQEVMMMIDRHAIFSMGIGYTDAHLLASVLLDQRMALWTRDKRLQAAAEKAGASLHTPAHTRN is encoded by the coding sequence GTGATTCTTGCCGACACTTCAATCTGGATTGATCATTTCCGGCATACCGATGCCGAGCTGCGTAGGATTATTGAGGACGATCGTCTCCTCTGCCATCCGGCCGTGATCGGAGAGCTTGCACTTGGCAGCCTTCGGGAACGCAGTAGCGTGATAGCATTCCTGATGGCTCAGCGCGAAGCACTCGTCGCAACGCACCAGGAGGTCATGATGATGATCGATCGCCACGCCATTTTTAGCATGGGGATTGGCTACACGGATGCCCATTTGCTGGCCTCGGTTCTCCTCGATCAGCGAATGGCTTTGTGGACGAGAGACAAGCGTTTGCAGGCAGCGGCCGAAAAGGCGGGGGCGTCGCTGCACACCCCCGCCCATACGCGGAACTGA
- a CDS encoding 3-keto-5-aminohexanoate cleavage protein — MIVQACLNGARPSDYHPRLPLTADAIALDGAACISAGAAELHIHPRGPDGRESLLAVDEAIYAVRRACPGSLVGVSTGAWIERDEKQTRDCISAWRQLPDYASVNISERDAPAVIALLHRMGVGVEAGLATVADAERFVTLPDCHRAFRILIEIEEQDLGKADAIADGIAQVLERANILRPVLLHGLDATAWHFVNRAHQRRWSTRVGLEDGCQLTNGEIAGGNADLVADALQIFRS, encoded by the coding sequence ATGATCGTCCAAGCCTGCCTTAACGGTGCACGTCCTAGCGACTATCACCCGCGGCTACCGCTCACGGCGGATGCCATTGCCCTCGACGGTGCGGCATGCATCTCCGCGGGGGCTGCCGAACTTCACATACACCCCCGCGGCCCGGACGGACGTGAGAGCCTCCTGGCGGTCGATGAGGCGATATACGCCGTGCGGCGCGCTTGTCCGGGAAGTCTTGTCGGAGTGTCAACGGGCGCGTGGATAGAACGCGACGAGAAGCAGACGCGAGACTGCATCTCTGCCTGGCGGCAGCTGCCCGACTACGCCTCCGTCAATATCTCCGAGCGAGATGCTCCAGCGGTTATCGCGTTGCTGCACCGCATGGGTGTCGGCGTCGAAGCGGGATTGGCCACGGTCGCGGATGCCGAGCGATTTGTCACGCTTCCGGATTGCCATCGAGCTTTCCGCATCCTCATCGAGATCGAAGAACAGGACCTCGGAAAGGCTGACGCAATCGCGGATGGGATCGCGCAAGTTCTTGAGCGCGCGAATATCCTACGACCAGTCCTTCTACACGGGTTGGACGCGACCGCTTGGCACTTCGTCAACCGCGCGCATCAACGGCGCTGGTCTACGCGAGTTGGATTGGAGGATGGGTGCCAACTTACGAATGGTGAAATAGCGGGTGGGAACGCCGACCTCGTGGCAGATGCGCTTCAAATCTTTCGCTCGTAA